In Perognathus longimembris pacificus isolate PPM17 chromosome 3, ASM2315922v1, whole genome shotgun sequence, a single window of DNA contains:
- the Ccdc117 gene encoding coiled-coil domain-containing protein 117 isoform X1 — MAALGRPFSGLPLSGSSEFLQPTPAFPGRAFPPGGDGPERLPRPGPRAVPGHPGGSAARGRISVHCKKKHKREAEDDDCPVRKKRLTEADLCAGGNAWILCTHQDVECHPGNLCSSGLSVPGMMDAACEEMDQTIGEPQCEAARRRLQEIEDRIIDEDEEVEADRNVNHLPSLVLSDTMKTGLKREFDEVFTKKMIESMSRPSMELVLWKPLPELLSDKPKPSCNAKKFTGESHTKLVAPGTAFPQRTELFLEPWQTGMPLYNSLETAASTEEEMEL, encoded by the exons ATGGCGGCGCTGGGCCGGCCCTTCAGCGGGCTCCCTCTGAGCGGCAGTTCCGAGTTCCTGCAGCCGACGCCGGCCTTCCCGGGCCGGGCCTTCCCACCGGGAGGCGACGGCCCCGAGCGGCTCCCGCGGCCGGGACCCCGCGCCGTCCCCGGCCACCCGGGCGGGAGCGCCGCGCGCGGACG TATTTCCGTTCACTGTAAAAAGAAACACAAGCGAGAGGCTGAAGACGACGA TTGTCCAGTAAGAAAGAAACGACTGACTGAGGCAGACCTCTGTGCTGGTGGTAATGCATGGATTCTCTGCACACATCAGGATGTGGAGTGTCACCCAGGAAACCTGTGCTCTAGTGGCCTTTCTGTGCCTGGCATGATGGATGCTGCTTGTGAAGAAATGGATCAGACCATTGGAGAACCTCAGTGTGAGGCAGCTCGAAGGAGGCTTCAGGAAATTGAGGACAG GATAATTGATGAAGATGAGGAAGTTGAAGCTGACAGAAATGTTAACCATCTCCCTAGTCTTGTCCTTTCTGATACCATGAAAACAGGTTTGAAGAGAGAATTTGATGAAGTCTTTACAAAGAAGATGATTGAGTCTAT GAGCCGGCCTTCCATGGAGCTTGTGCTCTGGAAACCTCTTCCTGAACTCCTTTCTGATAAGCCAAAGCCATCATGTAATGCTAAGAAATTCACCGGAGAAAGCCACACTAAGCTTGTAGCTCCTGGCACTGCCTTCCCACAGAGAACTGAACTGTTCTTGGAACCTTGGCAAACAGGAATGCCACTTTACAATAGTTTGGAAACTGCTGCTAGCACAGAAGAAGAGATGGAACTCTAG
- the Ccdc117 gene encoding coiled-coil domain-containing protein 117 isoform X2: MAALGRPFSGLPLSGSSEFLQPTPAFPGRAFPPGGDGPERLPRPGPRAVPGHPGGSAARGRISVHCKKKHKREAEDDDCPVRKKRLTEADLCAGGNAWILCTHQDVECHPGNLCSSGLSVPGMMDAACEEMDQTIGEPQCEAARRRLQEIEDRIIDEDEEVEADRNVNHLPSLVLSDTMKTGLKREFDEVFTKKMIESMYLETIETKKMMFQPPE, encoded by the exons ATGGCGGCGCTGGGCCGGCCCTTCAGCGGGCTCCCTCTGAGCGGCAGTTCCGAGTTCCTGCAGCCGACGCCGGCCTTCCCGGGCCGGGCCTTCCCACCGGGAGGCGACGGCCCCGAGCGGCTCCCGCGGCCGGGACCCCGCGCCGTCCCCGGCCACCCGGGCGGGAGCGCCGCGCGCGGACG TATTTCCGTTCACTGTAAAAAGAAACACAAGCGAGAGGCTGAAGACGACGA TTGTCCAGTAAGAAAGAAACGACTGACTGAGGCAGACCTCTGTGCTGGTGGTAATGCATGGATTCTCTGCACACATCAGGATGTGGAGTGTCACCCAGGAAACCTGTGCTCTAGTGGCCTTTCTGTGCCTGGCATGATGGATGCTGCTTGTGAAGAAATGGATCAGACCATTGGAGAACCTCAGTGTGAGGCAGCTCGAAGGAGGCTTCAGGAAATTGAGGACAG GATAATTGATGAAGATGAGGAAGTTGAAGCTGACAGAAATGTTAACCATCTCCCTAGTCTTGTCCTTTCTGATACCATGAAAACAGGTTTGAAGAGAGAATTTGATGAAGTCTTTACAAAGAAGATGATTGAGTCTAT GTATCTAGAAACCATTGAGACAAAGAAAATGATGTTTCAGCCACCAGAGTAA
- the Hscb gene encoding iron-sulfur cluster co-chaperone protein HscB isoform X4, giving the protein MWVWKAGALLRLWGLQAAGVPRRLLSSNAASQAGTNWARCWHCGDPGRGDGFFCPRCRALQPPDPTRDYFSLMDCNRSFKVDTTKLQQRYQQLQRLIHPDFFSQRSQIEKDFSEKHSTLVNDAYKTLLAPLSRGLYLVS; this is encoded by the exons ATGTGGGTCTGGAAGGCCGGGGCCTTGCTCCGGCTATGGGGGTTGCAGGCGGCTGGGGTCCCAAGGAGACTGTTAAGCAGCAATGCTGCCTCGCAGGCGGGAACCAATTGGGCACGGTGCTGGCACTGTGGAGACCCCGGGCGTGGGGACGGGTTCTTCTGCCCGCGGTGCCGCGCGCTGCAGCCTCCGGACCCCACTCGAGATTACTTCAGCCTGATGGACTG CAACCGATCCTTCAAAGTTGACACCACCAAACTCCAGCAAAGGTACCAACAGCTACAGCGTCTTATCCATCCAGATTTCTTCAGTCAGAGATCTCAG ATTGAAAAGGACTTTTCAGAGAAGCATTCCACTCTGGTGAATGATGCCTATAAGACTCTACTGGCTCCCCTGAGCAGAGGACTATACCTTGTAAG CTAA
- the LOC125348989 gene encoding S-phase kinase-associated protein 1-like, which yields MPSIKLQSSDGEIFEVDVEIAKQPVTIKTMLEDLGMDDEGDDDPVPPPNVNAAILKKVIQWCTHHKDVPPPPEDDENKEKRTDDIPVWDQEFLKVDQGTLFELILAANYLDIKGLLDVTCKTVANMIKGKTPEEIRKTFNIKNDFTEEEEAQVRKENQWCEEK from the coding sequence ATGCCTTCAATTAAGTTACAGAGTTCTGATGGAGAAATTTTCGAAGTTGATGTAGAAATTGCCAAACAACCTGTGACCATCAAGACCATGTTGGAAGATTTGGGAATGGATGATGAAGGAGATGATGACCCAGTTCCTCCACCAAATGTTAATGCAGCAATATTAAAAAAGGTCATTCAGTGGTGCACCCACCATAAggatgttcctcctcctcctgaggatgatgagaacaaagaaaagcGTACAGATGATATTCCTGTTTGGGACCAAGAATTCCTGAAAGTTGACCAAGGAACACTTTTCGAACTTATTCTGGCTGCAAACTACTTAGATATCAAAGGTTTGCTTGATGTCACATGCAAGACTGTTGCCAATATGATTAAGGGGAAAACTCCTGAGGAGATTCGCAAAACTTTCAACATCAAGAATGACTTTACTGAAGAGGAGGAAGCCCAGGTACGCAAAGAGAACCAGTGGTGTGAAGAGAAGTGA
- the LOC125348990 gene encoding vacuolar ATPase assembly integral membrane protein VMA21-like — protein sequence MERVDKVVPNALQRPAFGSEDFFPSSLKTLLVFTALIITVPIGLYFATTSCVFRGALGMSNRDSDFYAAIVAVVAVHIVLARFVYVAWNEGSRKLHEGKQD from the coding sequence ATGGAGCGCGTGGACAAAGTTGTGCCGAACGCCCTGCAGCGACCCGCGTTCGGGAGCGAAGACTTCTTCCCGTCCAGCTTGAAGACGCTCCTAGTCTTCACCGCGTTAATAATCACGGTGCCCATCGGCTTGTACTTCGCGACCACGTCCTGCGTGTTCCGAGGCGCCCTCGGGATGTCCAACCGAGACAGTGATTTTTACGCCGCCATCGTGGCGGTGGTGGCGGTTCACATCGTGCTGGCTCGTTTTGTGTATGTGGCCTGGAACGAAGGCTCACGGAAGCTGCACGAAGGCAAACAGGACTAA
- the Hscb gene encoding iron-sulfur cluster co-chaperone protein HscB isoform X2: MWVWKAGALLRLWGLQAAGVPRRLLSSNAASQAGTNWARCWHCGDPGRGDGFFCPRCRALQPPDPTRDYFSLMDCNRSFKVDTTKLQQRYQQLQRLIHPDFFSQRSQIEKDFSEKHSTLVNDAYKTLLAPLSRGLYLLKLHGIEIPEGTDCEIDSQFLMEIMEINEKLAEAQSEDAVAEVESTVQDDFEKAKEILTKMKYFSNIEEKVKLKKIPL; the protein is encoded by the exons ATGTGGGTCTGGAAGGCCGGGGCCTTGCTCCGGCTATGGGGGTTGCAGGCGGCTGGGGTCCCAAGGAGACTGTTAAGCAGCAATGCTGCCTCGCAGGCGGGAACCAATTGGGCACGGTGCTGGCACTGTGGAGACCCCGGGCGTGGGGACGGGTTCTTCTGCCCGCGGTGCCGCGCGCTGCAGCCTCCGGACCCCACTCGAGATTACTTCAGCCTGATGGACTG CAACCGATCCTTCAAAGTTGACACCACCAAACTCCAGCAAAGGTACCAACAGCTACAGCGTCTTATCCATCCAGATTTCTTCAGTCAGAGATCTCAG ATTGAAAAGGACTTTTCAGAGAAGCATTCCACTCTGGTGAATGATGCCTATAAGACTCTACTGGCTCCCCTGAGCAGAGGACTATACCTT CTAAAGCTCCATGGAATAGAGATTCCCGAAGGAACGGACTGTGAAATAGACAGTCAGTTCCTCATGGAAATAATGGAAATCAATGAAAAACTCGCAGAAGCTCAAAGTGAAGATGCCGTGGCAGAAGTTGAATCCACTGTCCAAG ATGActttgaaaaagccaaggaaatcTTAACAAAGATGAAATACTTTTCTAATATAGAAGAAAAGGTCAAGTTAAAGAAGATTCCCCTCTAG
- the Hscb gene encoding iron-sulfur cluster co-chaperone protein HscB isoform X3 — translation MWVWKAGALLRLWGLQAAGVPRRLLSSNAASQAGTNWARCWHCGDPGRGDGFFCPRCRALQPPDPTRDYFSLMDCNRSFKVDTTKLQQRYQQLQRLIHPDFFSQRSQIEKDFSEKHSTLVNDAYKTLLAPLSRGLYLLKLHGIEIPEGTDCEIDSQFLMEIMEINEKLAEAQSEDAVAEVESTVQGKR, via the exons ATGTGGGTCTGGAAGGCCGGGGCCTTGCTCCGGCTATGGGGGTTGCAGGCGGCTGGGGTCCCAAGGAGACTGTTAAGCAGCAATGCTGCCTCGCAGGCGGGAACCAATTGGGCACGGTGCTGGCACTGTGGAGACCCCGGGCGTGGGGACGGGTTCTTCTGCCCGCGGTGCCGCGCGCTGCAGCCTCCGGACCCCACTCGAGATTACTTCAGCCTGATGGACTG CAACCGATCCTTCAAAGTTGACACCACCAAACTCCAGCAAAGGTACCAACAGCTACAGCGTCTTATCCATCCAGATTTCTTCAGTCAGAGATCTCAG ATTGAAAAGGACTTTTCAGAGAAGCATTCCACTCTGGTGAATGATGCCTATAAGACTCTACTGGCTCCCCTGAGCAGAGGACTATACCTT CTAAAGCTCCATGGAATAGAGATTCCCGAAGGAACGGACTGTGAAATAGACAGTCAGTTCCTCATGGAAATAATGGAAATCAATGAAAAACTCGCAGAAGCTCAAAGTGAAGATGCCGTGGCAGAAGTTGAATCCACTGTCCAAGGTAAAAGATAA
- the Hscb gene encoding iron-sulfur cluster co-chaperone protein HscB isoform X1: protein MWVWKAGALLRLWGLQAAGVPRRLLSSNAASQAGTNWARCWHCGDPGRGDGFFCPRCRALQPPDPTRDYFSLMDCNRSFKVDTTKLQQRYQQLQRLIHPDFFSQRSQIEKDFSEKHSTLVNDAYKTLLAPLSRGLYLLKLHGIEIPEGTDCEIDSQFLMEIMEINEKLAEAQSEDAVAEVESTVQAKQKEFTDNAKMAFEQDDFEKAKEILTKMKYFSNIEEKVKLKKIPL from the exons ATGTGGGTCTGGAAGGCCGGGGCCTTGCTCCGGCTATGGGGGTTGCAGGCGGCTGGGGTCCCAAGGAGACTGTTAAGCAGCAATGCTGCCTCGCAGGCGGGAACCAATTGGGCACGGTGCTGGCACTGTGGAGACCCCGGGCGTGGGGACGGGTTCTTCTGCCCGCGGTGCCGCGCGCTGCAGCCTCCGGACCCCACTCGAGATTACTTCAGCCTGATGGACTG CAACCGATCCTTCAAAGTTGACACCACCAAACTCCAGCAAAGGTACCAACAGCTACAGCGTCTTATCCATCCAGATTTCTTCAGTCAGAGATCTCAG ATTGAAAAGGACTTTTCAGAGAAGCATTCCACTCTGGTGAATGATGCCTATAAGACTCTACTGGCTCCCCTGAGCAGAGGACTATACCTT CTAAAGCTCCATGGAATAGAGATTCCCGAAGGAACGGACTGTGAAATAGACAGTCAGTTCCTCATGGAAATAATGGAAATCAATGAAAAACTCGCAGAAGCTCAAAGTGAAGATGCCGTGGCAGAAGTTGAATCCACTGTCCAAG ctaAACAGAAAGAATTTACTGACAATGCGAAGATGGCTTTTGAACAAG ATGActttgaaaaagccaaggaaatcTTAACAAAGATGAAATACTTTTCTAATATAGAAGAAAAGGTCAAGTTAAAGAAGATTCCCCTCTAG